Genomic DNA from Candidatus Angelobacter sp.:
GACGTTCGGGAACTCCGTGCCCGTCCGCATCAGCTTGATTAGCGGAGTGTTACCGATGCGGTCGATCAGCTGCTGGCCCACCGCAGTGCGCGGGCGATCGGTGGATACGAGCGGCTTGTTGGCTGCGGTCATCTTGCTTGGACCATTCCCTCTTGTTGTGCCTGCTGGATTTACGGGCGTCCTGCGTTCCCCGCCATCCGACATCAGATGCCTCAGCGAGCGCGCCGTATTCAGCAAATTCAATCCAGTTTAGCAGATTATCAGGTGTTTCCTAAGGGCGGCGGCAGCGTGAAAAGCTTCGAGTTTGCAGCATGAAAAGCTTCTAGTTTGCCGCGTGAGAAGCTTCTAGCTCGAAACCAATTAGCGGCTTTAGCGAGCCATTTTTGGCGTTTTTTGCCCCGTAAACCTGTTTTCAGATCGGCTGGGGCGTGTGGCCCGAAACGGACACCCGAGGCGGGACTCGACGAGCTGCGATTGACCCATTTCGGGGTTTGTGACAGTCTCTGGAGCCTCACACGTGATGAAATTTTGGCGGTAGGTTTGGGCAGCGAGATCTCGGGAGGAAGTGATGCCGCAGAATTACGACATTGTCGCGATTGGGTCCGGGCACAACGGACTGGTCGCGGCCGCGTATCTGGCAACGGCCGGAAAAAGCGTTCTGGTGCTGGAGCGCAACGCGTGGTTTGGCGGCGGCGTGGTGACGGCGGAGCTTACCGGGCCGGGATATTTGCACGACCGTTTCAGCACTGGGCACATTTTTATTCAGGGAAATCCGCTGATCAAAAACGATGAGCTGAAACTGCTCTCGCGCTACGGGCTGAAATATATTTATCCGGAAATTCCTTTCATGGTCGTTTTCGACGACGGCTCGACGATCGGACTGTATCGCGATCGCAACAAAACCTACCAGGAAATCGCGAAGTTCTCTAAGAAGGACGCGGACGCATTTCTGAAATTCGCCGAGAAGGCGATGCTGTATCTGCCGATGCTCGCGGCTTCACTCTACACGCCGCCGATTCCGCTTGGCGCCAGTTTCGCGATGATGGATCAGAGCGCGGAGGGGCGCGAGCTTTTCGCGCTGATGCAGAAAAGTCCGTATGACATCATCATGGACAATTTCGAGAACGAAAAAGTGCGTTTATTTTTCACGCGGATGGTTTCGGAAAACCTTACCGGTCCGGAAGAGAAAGGGACGGGCATCGGGATTTTCGTTTTCCTGGGATTCATGGAGACGTACGGAATCGGAGTGGCGGTGGGCGGCAGCGGCGCGCTGACGGCGTCGCTGATTCGTTGCATTGAAGACCATGGCGGAAAAGTTTTGGCGAATACGCCGGTGGAAAAAGTGCTGGTGAAAAGCGGACGCGCCGTGGGAGTTCGAACAGCATCGGGCGAAGAATACAGTGCGAAGGACGGGGTGATCGGTTCCATTCATCCACATTTTCTGGGGCGATACGTCCCGGGACTTGACGGCAGAATCACGCGCGACGCCGAGCAGGTGGAGCTTTCCGCGAATTCGTGCTTCACGGTTCACGGCGCATTGAACGAACCACTGCGCTTCAAGGCCGGGGCGCATGTGAGCAAGTCCTACTTTACGGATCTGGTTCCTGCGAGCATGACCGTCCTACGGCAATATTTCGACGCGCTCCGATACGGACGCATTCCGGACACGGCATTACTGGGCATTGCGTGTCCTTCGAATTTTGACGCCACGCGTTGTCCTCCCGGAAAAGCCACGTTCCACATATGGGACTACGTGCCCTACTCGCATCCCGACGGCGGGCCTCAGCACTGGGACAAAGCAAAGGATGCTTTCGCGCGGACGATGATTGAGCGGACAGGGGAGTATGTGGA
This window encodes:
- a CDS encoding NAD(P)/FAD-dependent oxidoreductase — protein: MPQNYDIVAIGSGHNGLVAAAYLATAGKSVLVLERNAWFGGGVVTAELTGPGYLHDRFSTGHIFIQGNPLIKNDELKLLSRYGLKYIYPEIPFMVVFDDGSTIGLYRDRNKTYQEIAKFSKKDADAFLKFAEKAMLYLPMLAASLYTPPIPLGASFAMMDQSAEGRELFALMQKSPYDIIMDNFENEKVRLFFTRMVSENLTGPEEKGTGIGIFVFLGFMETYGIGVAVGGSGALTASLIRCIEDHGGKVLANTPVEKVLVKSGRAVGVRTASGEEYSAKDGVIGSIHPHFLGRYVPGLDGRITRDAEQVELSANSCFTVHGALNEPLRFKAGAHVSKSYFTDLVPASMTVLRQYFDALRYGRIPDTALLGIACPSNFDATRCPPGKATFHIWDYVPYSHPDGGPQHWDKAKDAFARTMIERTGEYVENLTEQNIIAYVCDSPLDLERCSESFQRGDLHGAAPYIYQSGSHRPTPDLGQNTVPGVDRLYLVGPFQHPGGGVFGAGRATAMKMCEDLKITFDKIGQAR